The following are from one region of the Quercus robur chromosome 1, dhQueRobu3.1, whole genome shotgun sequence genome:
- the LOC126728628 gene encoding uncharacterized protein LOC126728628: MARQGSIATQQPPKLRWGELDEDDGEDLDFLLPPRQVIGPDENGIKKVIEYKFNDDGNKVKITTTTRTRKLANARLSKRAIERRSWPKFGDAVHEDVGARLTMVSTEEILLERPRAPGSKAEEPKAGGDPLAQLGKGGAVLMVCRTCGKKGDHWTSRCPYKDLAAPPEGFIDKPASSEAATTATGATKGTYVPPGLRAGAGAERTGSDMRRRNDENSVRVTNLSEDTREPDLLELFRPFGAVSRVYVAVDQKTGMSRGFGFVNFVNREDAQRAINKLNGYGYDNLILRVEWATPRAN; this comes from the exons ATGGCGAGGCAAGGTTCTATTGCGACGCAGCAGCCGCCGAAGCTACGATGGGGAGAGCTGGATGAGGACGACGGAGAGGACTTGGACTTTTTGCTGCCGCCACGGCAGGTGATCGGTCCCGACGAGAACGGGATCAAGAAGGTGATTGAGTACAAGTTCAACGACGATGGAAATAAGGTTAAGATCACAACCACCACTCGCACTCGTAAGCTCGCTAATGCTAGGCTTAGCAAGCGCGCCATCGAGCGCCGATCTTGGCCTAAGTTCGGCGACGCAGTACACGAGGACGTCGGAGCTAGGCTCACCATGGTCTCCACCGAGGAAATCCTCCTCGAGCGCCCTAGGGCTcctg GTAGCAAAGCAGAAGAACCAAAGGCTGGAGGAGACCCCTTGGCTCAGCTTGGGAAAGGAGGTGCTGTCCTCATGGTTTGCAGGACATGTGGTAAGAAAGGTGACCACTGGACTTCAAGGTGCCCTTACAAGGATCTTGCTGCACCACCTGAGGGATTCATTGATAAGCCTGCCTCATCAGAAGCCGCGACGACTGCTACTGGAGCAACCAAGGGAACATATGTTCCTCCAGGCCTGAGAGCAGGGGCAGGGGCAGAAAGAACCGGATCTGATATGAGACGCAGAAATGATGAAAACTCTGTTAGGGTCACCAATCTATCAGAGGACACACGGGAGCCCGACTTGCTAGAGCTCTTCAGGCCGTTTGGTGCCGTAAGCCGGGTTTATGTTGCTGTTGATCAAAAGACTGGCATGAGTAGAGGATTTGGTTTTGTTAACTTCGTGAACAGAGAGGATGCTCAGAGAGCCATCAACAAACTCAATGGGTACGGTTACGACAATTTAATCCTTAGAGTTGAATGGGCCACACCAAGAGCCAACTAG